From Paenibacillus sp. PK3_47, the proteins below share one genomic window:
- the rhaD gene encoding rhamnulose-1-phosphate aldolase, with protein sequence MSTSVIETKGYIASIEAPFIQEMSEITHHMWSLGWDELNGGNISYLLEEEEVAKYINIREPQRTINLTFPVTELAGKYFIVTGSGKYFRNVIKDPEANLGVLRVSASGESVEVLWGLRNHAVPTSELASHFMSHIERLKVDPSHRIVLHTHATNVIAMTFTHDLDELKFTKTLWEMCTECLVVFPDGVGVIPWMVPGSSDIGRATADKMKDYRVVVWPQHGIFVTGATMDATFGLVETIEKAAIVYNLIGGREIKQKITDQQLADLAAAFRVTPKAGILEL encoded by the coding sequence ATGAGTACATCCGTCATCGAAACCAAGGGATATATCGCAAGCATTGAAGCGCCTTTTATCCAGGAAATGTCCGAAATTACCCATCATATGTGGTCCCTCGGCTGGGATGAGCTGAACGGCGGCAATATCAGCTATCTGCTGGAAGAGGAAGAAGTAGCCAAATATATCAACATCCGTGAACCGCAGCGCACGATTAACCTTACGTTTCCGGTAACCGAGCTTGCCGGCAAATACTTTATTGTAACGGGGTCCGGCAAATATTTCAGAAATGTGATCAAGGATCCGGAAGCGAATCTCGGTGTGCTGCGTGTCAGTGCCAGCGGCGAAAGTGTTGAAGTGCTCTGGGGCCTGCGTAATCACGCAGTACCTACAAGCGAGCTAGCTTCCCATTTCATGAGCCACATCGAGCGCCTGAAGGTAGACCCTTCCCACCGCATCGTTCTCCACACCCATGCTACGAATGTCATTGCCATGACGTTCACCCATGATCTGGATGAGCTGAAGTTTACCAAGACGTTATGGGAAATGTGTACTGAATGCCTCGTTGTATTCCCTGACGGAGTGGGCGTTATTCCCTGGATGGTTCCAGGCAGCAGCGACATCGGCCGCGCTACCGCTGACAAGATGAAGGATTACCGTGTGGTTGTCTGGCCGCAGCACGGGATTTTTGTTACCGGTGCGACTATGGACGCTACCTTTGGCCTGGTTGAAACGATTGAAAAAGCAGCTATCGTCTACAATCTGATCGGCGGCAGAGAAATCAAACAGAAGATTACGGACCAGCAGCTCGCAGATTTGGCAGCCGCATTCCGTGTAACGCCTAAGGCGGGTATTCTGGAATTATAA
- a CDS encoding DeoR/GlpR family DNA-binding transcription regulator encodes MLAAERRKRIIDLVHQDKRVLVSDLSRMFEVTEETIRRDLEKLEKDGILSRTYGGAMLNRHTNEDLPFVTRNALNTDIKRNIALKTLDLVNDGDTLMVDPSSTAFEFLKLLGNKNNLTVITNSINILHEFASSGLNIISSGGSLRHRSLSLVGPVAHDTIQRYNVDTAVISCKGIDMERGITDSNEPECELKKHMLRQAEKVVLLADHTKFDKTAFTKLVELNRIDVLITDRKPADAWLKRLDEANVEVIY; translated from the coding sequence ATGCTGGCAGCCGAAAGACGCAAAAGAATTATAGATCTCGTCCATCAGGATAAACGGGTGCTGGTCTCCGACTTAAGCCGGATGTTCGAAGTGACGGAAGAAACGATCCGCAGGGATCTGGAGAAGCTGGAGAAGGACGGCATCCTGAGCCGCACTTACGGGGGAGCGATGCTGAACAGGCATACTAACGAAGATCTTCCCTTTGTAACCCGGAATGCCCTGAATACCGATATCAAACGCAACATTGCCCTGAAAACGCTGGATCTTGTGAACGATGGAGACACGCTGATGGTGGACCCCAGTTCTACTGCTTTTGAATTTCTGAAGCTTCTCGGGAATAAAAATAATCTGACGGTGATTACGAACTCCATCAATATTTTGCATGAGTTTGCAAGCTCGGGGCTAAACATCATTTCCTCAGGAGGTTCGCTGCGCCACCGTTCGCTCTCACTCGTCGGGCCGGTCGCCCATGATACAATTCAGCGTTATAATGTGGATACTGCCGTGATCAGCTGCAAGGGGATTGATATGGAACGGGGAATTACCGATTCCAACGAACCGGAATGTGAGCTAAAAAAACATATGCTCCGCCAGGCTGAAAAAGTGGTGCTGCTCGCCGATCATACCAAATTTGACAAAACGGCCTTCACCAAGCTGGTGGAACTAAACAGAATTGATGTGCTGATTACCGACCGCAAGCCGGCGGATGCCTGGCTCAAGCGGCTGGACGAGGCGAATGTAGAGGTTATTTATTAA
- the rhaB gene encoding rhamnulokinase, translating into MNNHIAVDIGASSGRLVLGRIQQGTLLLEEIHRFSNAFAERDGSCFWDVDYLFDEIITGLQKAKAAGITSCTLGIDTWAVDYVLLDDAGQRIQEVYAYRDRRTDGMMEEVAKRISPEDVYAKTGIQQLTFNTLYQLYAHDSSELARADKILMVPDYLYYRLSGVMINEVTNASTMQLLNLDSREFDEDLLQLLQLKREQFAALTEPGQSLGMISEPLVQKYNLPECELICAATHDTASAVLGVPVEKGRSSAYISSGTWSLLGAELDRPINDRRAMEANYTNEWGAYGTYRFLKNIMGLWLIQEVRRLDGGRYSFAELAEMAGEAEGFRSLIPCNHPRFLNPDHMIEEIRAACRESGQPVPASPGEIARCIFDSLALNYRSELEELEQLTGNAAEVLQIVGGGANNALLCQLTADIIQREVLAGPTEATALGNIAVQLIHSREVADIHEARELIGTSFEIKSYLPRPVPQLEELLARWNRLHAAAAVSE; encoded by the coding sequence ATGAACAATCATATTGCCGTGGATATCGGTGCCTCCAGCGGGCGGCTGGTACTCGGAAGAATACAGCAGGGGACTCTCCTGCTTGAAGAGATTCACCGCTTCAGCAATGCCTTCGCCGAACGTGACGGCAGCTGCTTCTGGGATGTTGACTATTTATTTGATGAAATTATAACAGGCCTGCAAAAGGCCAAAGCCGCCGGTATAACCTCCTGCACACTCGGGATCGATACCTGGGCGGTAGATTATGTGCTCCTGGATGACGCGGGGCAGCGCATCCAGGAGGTGTATGCTTACCGTGACCGGAGAACAGACGGGATGATGGAAGAAGTGGCCAAACGGATTTCTCCTGAAGACGTGTACGCCAAGACAGGCATTCAACAGCTTACCTTTAATACGTTATACCAGCTGTATGCCCATGATTCTTCAGAGCTTGCCCGTGCTGACAAAATTCTGATGGTGCCCGATTATCTCTACTACAGATTAAGCGGCGTTATGATTAACGAGGTTACCAATGCGTCTACAATGCAGCTGCTCAATCTCGACAGCCGTGAATTTGATGAAGACCTGCTACAACTTCTTCAGCTGAAGAGAGAACAGTTCGCAGCCCTGACTGAACCGGGGCAGTCGCTTGGCATGATCAGTGAACCGCTTGTACAGAAGTACAATCTTCCGGAATGTGAGCTGATCTGCGCGGCAACACATGATACTGCTTCTGCTGTACTCGGTGTTCCTGTGGAGAAGGGACGCAGCTCCGCCTACATCAGCAGCGGAACATGGTCGCTGCTGGGCGCAGAGCTTGACCGGCCGATTAATGACCGCAGAGCCATGGAAGCCAATTATACCAATGAATGGGGCGCCTACGGCACTTACCGGTTCCTCAAGAATATTATGGGCCTATGGCTGATCCAGGAGGTCCGCCGACTGGACGGCGGGCGGTACAGCTTCGCCGAGCTGGCGGAAATGGCAGGGGAAGCGGAAGGTTTCCGCAGCCTGATTCCCTGTAATCACCCGCGTTTTCTGAATCCGGATCATATGATTGAAGAGATCCGGGCGGCCTGCAGGGAGAGCGGCCAGCCTGTGCCGGCATCACCCGGTGAGATTGCCCGCTGTATCTTTGACAGCCTGGCGCTGAATTACCGCAGTGAGCTTGAAGAGCTGGAGCAGCTTACTGGGAACGCGGCAGAGGTCCTGCAGATCGTCGGCGGGGGCGCCAATAATGCACTGCTCTGCCAGCTTACGGCAGACATCATTCAGCGGGAAGTGCTTGCCGGACCTACGGAAGCGACGGCACTCGGCAATATTGCCGTCCAGCTGATCCACAGCCGTGAAGTGGCGGATATTCATGAAGCCAGAGAACTCATTGGCACATCCTTCGAAATTAAATCGTACTTGCCGCGTCCGGTGCCGCAGTTGGAAGAGCTGCTGGCACGCTGGAACAGGCTTCATGCTGCTGCGGCAGTCAGCGAGTGA
- a CDS encoding alpha/beta hydrolase, whose translation MAFFMNGSINLHYEYEPARSSRHNTETLVLIHGYGFDLRSWDLIVPYMRENYNILRYDFRGHGLSSTGEIDTGRLAWIYVEHLHSLLNHLKIDKFHFVSHGAGCIIALYFRKVYPHKVDTNVLLSLPLFNSTGTAYKYADYRKSLMTHQSMRALADHVIPNVTLYPQDSPEVSRLYEAFSKVTFDVYIELVDFFASAHNEVMELFKEDPGPTLLLTGERDPMYPPYLSSLIASANPNCRFMTIYNSSNMVFYDQPEETFKQIRVFFDSERSRPAPLDPLLLELHADFYKMVSIGQETDPPAIRLKVTLLRTFQVILDGEPVVSGWGRRSAKELLIYLLLNPAVPRDRLCEELWSDMDPAKARNQLRVCLTHLKQLLNNEITNLVYSDNQQITLQQPADCDLLQLLEDLNSAQEEEDPEQKGRLLQPILQIIDGDIFRNLHQDWNQNLRTRIEIQLTALAHQHAEYLTARGSFADAIAVLKYVLLLNPEEYDAYERIAGLYELGNQKHEAKKWRSRLDMLHQDRNI comes from the coding sequence ATGGCTTTTTTTATGAACGGCAGCATCAATTTGCATTATGAATATGAACCTGCCCGCAGCAGCCGGCATAACACAGAAACGCTCGTGCTTATTCACGGGTACGGTTTTGATCTCCGAAGCTGGGATCTCATTGTCCCTTATATGAGGGAGAACTACAACATCCTCCGGTATGATTTCAGGGGACACGGATTAAGCAGCACCGGTGAAATAGATACCGGCAGATTAGCCTGGATTTATGTCGAACATCTGCACTCCCTGCTGAACCACCTGAAGATTGACAAATTCCACTTCGTCTCTCATGGTGCAGGCTGCATTATTGCTCTCTATTTCCGGAAAGTATATCCGCACAAGGTTGACACTAATGTTCTATTGTCCCTGCCGCTGTTCAATTCAACCGGAACGGCCTATAAATATGCGGATTACAGGAAAAGCCTGATGACCCACCAGTCTATGCGTGCGCTGGCCGATCACGTTATTCCTAATGTGACGCTCTATCCGCAGGATTCGCCGGAGGTCAGCAGGCTGTATGAGGCTTTTTCAAAAGTGACCTTTGACGTTTACATCGAACTGGTCGATTTCTTTGCATCAGCACATAATGAAGTTATGGAGCTGTTCAAGGAGGATCCTGGCCCGACCCTGCTGCTGACGGGGGAACGGGATCCGATGTATCCGCCCTATCTGTCCAGTCTGATTGCATCGGCTAACCCGAACTGCAGATTTATGACCATTTATAATTCGTCTAACATGGTTTTTTATGACCAGCCGGAGGAGACCTTCAAGCAAATCAGGGTCTTTTTTGATAGCGAACGGAGCCGCCCTGCTCCTCTCGATCCGCTGCTGCTGGAGCTTCATGCTGATTTCTACAAGATGGTGAGTATCGGGCAGGAGACTGACCCCCCCGCCATCCGGCTGAAGGTCACCCTGCTCAGAACCTTTCAGGTTATCCTGGATGGTGAACCTGTTGTCAGCGGCTGGGGAAGAAGAAGCGCCAAGGAGCTGCTTATATATCTGCTGCTTAACCCGGCGGTGCCGAGAGACCGTCTCTGTGAAGAGCTGTGGAGCGATATGGACCCGGCCAAAGCAAGAAACCAGCTGCGGGTCTGTCTGACCCACCTGAAGCAGCTGCTGAACAACGAGATCACAAATCTGGTCTACAGCGACAACCAGCAGATTACCCTTCAGCAGCCGGCGGATTGCGATCTGCTCCAGCTGCTGGAGGATTTGAATTCAGCCCAGGAGGAAGAGGATCCGGAACAGAAAGGCAGGCTGCTCCAGCCTATCCTGCAGATTATAGACGGTGATATTTTCCGGAATCTGCATCAGGACTGGAATCAGAATCTGCGGACGCGAATCGAGATTCAGCTGACTGCACTGGCCCATCAGCACGCTGAGTATTTGACAGCCCGGGGAAGTTTCGCAGACGCTATTGCCGTTCTGAAATATGTACTGCTGCTTAATCCTGAAGAATATGATGCCTACGAGCGGATTGCCGGCCTGTACGAGCTGGGCAATCAAAAGCATGAGGCCAAGAAATGGCGGTCAAGGCTGGATATGCTGCATCAGGACAGAAACATTTGA
- the rhaA gene encoding L-rhamnose isomerase, translating into MDQNIINSYNEAKKLYEAHGINVDEVLKKLAQIKISLHCWQGDDVQGFLFKDKELSGGIAVTGSYPGRAGTPDELRQDLEKALSLIPGKHKVNLHAIYADTDEQVDLDELEPRHFANWVDWAKEQGLGLDFNPTCFSHPKAADGFTLSHADEEIRSFWIKHCKASRKIAESFGRELGQPCVTNFWVPDGYKDTPVDRLAPRARLRDALDEVFSEEIDPQYNIDAVESKLFGIGSESYVVGSHEFYMGYGLTRGKAICLDAGHFHPTEVISNKLSSILMFSEQLLLHVSRPVRWDSDHVVTMDDELLEIARELVRGDLLPRTNIGLDFFDGSINHVAAWVIGTRNTIKALLRAMLEPIDELKKVELEGDYTSRLALVEEFKSYPFGAVWDYYCATQNTPVREQWLAEVKSYEREVLSARA; encoded by the coding sequence ATGGACCAGAACATCATTAACAGCTATAACGAAGCCAAGAAACTGTATGAAGCACACGGCATCAATGTGGACGAAGTGCTGAAGAAGCTGGCGCAAATCAAAATTTCCCTGCACTGCTGGCAGGGGGACGATGTTCAGGGCTTTTTGTTCAAAGACAAAGAGCTGAGCGGGGGGATTGCCGTAACAGGAAGTTACCCGGGACGTGCCGGTACACCGGATGAACTGCGCCAGGACCTGGAAAAAGCGTTGTCGCTGATTCCCGGCAAACACAAAGTCAATCTGCATGCAATCTATGCTGACACGGATGAGCAGGTCGATCTGGATGAGCTGGAGCCGCGTCACTTTGCGAACTGGGTAGACTGGGCCAAGGAACAGGGGCTGGGGCTGGATTTCAACCCGACCTGCTTCTCCCACCCCAAAGCCGCCGACGGCTTCACCTTGAGCCATGCGGACGAAGAAATCCGCAGCTTCTGGATCAAGCACTGCAAAGCCTCCCGCAAAATCGCCGAATCCTTCGGCCGCGAGCTGGGACAGCCGTGTGTGACCAACTTCTGGGTGCCGGACGGATACAAGGATACGCCAGTTGACCGTTTGGCTCCGCGTGCGCGCCTCCGGGATGCGCTGGATGAAGTATTCAGCGAAGAAATTGATCCGCAGTATAACATTGATGCAGTGGAAAGCAAGCTGTTCGGTATCGGATCGGAAAGCTATGTTGTGGGTTCGCATGAATTCTACATGGGCTACGGCTTAACACGCGGCAAAGCGATCTGCCTGGATGCCGGACATTTCCATCCGACCGAAGTGATCTCGAACAAGCTGTCTTCGATCCTGATGTTCAGCGAGCAGCTGCTGCTTCATGTCAGCAGGCCGGTCCGCTGGGACAGTGACCACGTCGTAACCATGGATGACGAGCTGCTGGAGATCGCCCGTGAGCTGGTCCGCGGAGATCTGCTGCCGCGTACGAACATCGGACTGGATTTCTTCGACGGAAGCATCAATCATGTTGCTGCATGGGTAATCGGAACACGCAACACCATCAAGGCGCTGCTGCGCGCGATGCTGGAGCCGATTGACGAGCTCAAGAAGGTGGAGCTGGAAGGTGATTACACTTCCCGTCTGGCACTGGTGGAAGAGTTCAAATCCTACCCGTTCGGTGCAGTCTGGGATTACTATTGTGCTACACAGAATACCCCGGTACGTGAACAATGGCTGGCTGAAGTGAAAAGCTATGAGCGCGAAGTATTATCTGCAAGAGCATAA
- a CDS encoding iron-containing alcohol dehydrogenase — translation MSTHVYYVPSINIMGKGCLKEIGPYIQELNLKKPLVVTDKFLMKSGIAGKLLAVLDEAGIEYAVYDEVKPNPTCKNVHDGVDFLQANGCDSLISIGGGSPQDTAKAIGIVATNGGHIADYEGVHKSKHKSLPIVAVNTTAGTSSEVTINYVITDEERKVKMVMVDKNSIAAISVNDPELMVDKPADLTAATGMDALTHAIEALVTPGAYPVTDATALAAVELIFANLARTVKNGHDIEAREQMVYAIFLGGLAFNNAGLGYVHAMAHQLGGVYDLPHGVCNAMLLPYVEEENAKYVPEKFRSIAKAIGLQVDGKSDKECADFVIESIKALSKEVGIPAKLSELGVNEVDLDLLAENAMKDACAPGNPFIPTKEEVIALFRKIL, via the coding sequence ATGAGTACTCATGTCTATTATGTTCCATCTATCAACATTATGGGAAAAGGCTGTCTGAAGGAAATCGGCCCTTACATTCAGGAGCTGAACCTGAAGAAGCCGCTGGTGGTTACCGACAAGTTTCTGATGAAGAGCGGTATTGCCGGCAAGCTGCTCGCTGTATTGGATGAAGCGGGAATTGAGTATGCAGTATATGATGAAGTTAAACCGAACCCGACTTGTAAAAATGTGCATGACGGCGTAGATTTTCTGCAGGCGAACGGTTGTGATTCACTGATTTCCATCGGCGGAGGTTCACCGCAGGATACGGCCAAGGCCATCGGTATCGTTGCCACTAACGGAGGCCATATTGCCGATTACGAAGGTGTCCACAAATCCAAGCACAAATCGCTGCCGATTGTTGCGGTCAACACCACTGCAGGAACCTCAAGTGAAGTTACCATTAACTATGTAATTACGGATGAGGAACGCAAAGTCAAGATGGTCATGGTCGACAAGAACAGCATTGCCGCCATCTCCGTGAATGACCCTGAACTTATGGTCGACAAGCCGGCTGATTTGACCGCGGCGACCGGAATGGACGCACTGACCCATGCGATTGAAGCGCTGGTAACACCAGGGGCTTATCCGGTGACGGATGCGACTGCACTGGCTGCAGTGGAGCTGATTTTTGCCAATCTGGCCCGCACCGTGAAGAACGGTCATGATATTGAAGCACGTGAACAAATGGTCTACGCGATCTTCCTCGGGGGTCTCGCCTTTAACAATGCCGGACTCGGTTATGTACATGCGATGGCGCATCAGCTTGGCGGTGTGTACGATCTGCCGCACGGCGTCTGCAATGCGATGCTGCTCCCTTATGTGGAGGAAGAGAATGCGAAATATGTTCCGGAGAAATTCAGAAGCATTGCCAAAGCAATCGGTCTGCAAGTGGACGGCAAAAGCGACAAGGAATGCGCAGATTTTGTTATTGAATCCATCAAAGCCTTGTCCAAGGAAGTTGGCATTCCGGCCAAATTATCCGAGCTTGGCGTTAATGAAGTGGATCTTGACCTGCTTGCCGAAAATGCCATGAAGGATGCCTGCGCTCCGGGTAATCCGTTCATTCCGACCAAGGAAGAAGTTATTGCCTTGTTCCGCAAGATTCTCTAG
- a CDS encoding beta-ketoacyl synthase N-terminal-like domain-containing protein, whose amino-acid sequence MSKRIAVTGFGIKVPNGEDSNDLYSHLLSGDYHFTAARGFTPDGETLIIGELQGSLGALEDRQYRALPRVSKLAISTSLEALAMANLHPGDSTNRTGVFFGTTMGGTGPLEEMIAFSDRNNFRDMPVYCCGLVHYHSLASAVSSHFQLGGITKTVTTGCTAGLEALEDAVMYLQNGRINTAIVGAADSSNNKVTVYGFGKIRALPFNQQAEHSGSPFNKRSKGFILSEGAATLILETEEHALGRKAVIYGYIDAVASNNDAVSVNGHDSTGSSMKRAVSEVLGGRTPDYYNSQALGYAANDAVEEIVSRDIFGHRVPITSIKGLVGHPFSVSGLAQIIASLLGFRHQFIPKTIRTDRYGYEHLPLVTENIYAASSGVLITSHGYGGNNACVYLTKS is encoded by the coding sequence ATGAGTAAGCGGATAGCGGTTACGGGGTTCGGGATTAAAGTGCCGAATGGAGAGGACAGCAATGATCTTTACAGTCATCTGCTAAGCGGCGATTATCATTTTACGGCAGCAAGAGGCTTCACTCCGGACGGGGAAACTTTAATAATCGGGGAGCTTCAGGGCAGTCTGGGGGCTTTGGAGGACAGGCAGTACAGGGCGCTGCCCAGGGTGTCGAAGCTTGCTATCAGCACAAGCCTAGAAGCGCTGGCGATGGCAAATCTGCACCCAGGAGACAGCACAAACAGGACCGGCGTGTTTTTTGGCACAACAATGGGCGGTACGGGGCCGCTGGAAGAAATGATAGCTTTCTCTGACCGTAATAACTTCAGAGACATGCCTGTCTACTGCTGCGGTCTGGTACATTATCACAGTCTGGCTTCCGCGGTATCCAGCCATTTTCAGCTGGGAGGGATTACAAAAACGGTAACCACCGGCTGCACCGCAGGCCTGGAAGCCCTGGAGGATGCTGTGATGTATCTGCAAAACGGCAGGATTAATACGGCTATTGTCGGGGCTGCAGACAGCAGTAACAATAAAGTGACAGTATACGGGTTCGGCAAAATCAGGGCGCTGCCCTTCAATCAGCAGGCAGAACATTCGGGCTCACCCTTTAATAAAAGAAGCAAGGGTTTTATCCTCTCAGAAGGAGCAGCGACGCTGATCCTGGAGACGGAAGAGCATGCCCTTGGCCGGAAGGCCGTCATTTACGGTTACATAGATGCTGTAGCAAGTAATAATGATGCTGTATCGGTGAATGGCCATGACAGCACAGGAAGCAGTATGAAGCGGGCGGTATCGGAGGTTCTTGGCGGCAGAACGCCGGATTACTACAACAGCCAGGCGTTAGGCTATGCGGCGAACGACGCTGTTGAAGAAATCGTATCCCGGGATATCTTCGGACACAGGGTGCCGATTACCTCAATTAAAGGACTGGTCGGCCATCCGTTCAGCGTAAGCGGGCTGGCGCAGATCATTGCGTCACTGCTTGGATTCCGGCATCAGTTCATACCGAAGACGATCCGGACGGACCGTTACGGATATGAGCATCTGCCGCTGGTAACTGAGAATATATATGCCGCCAGCTCCGGAGTGCTGATTACAAGCCATGGATACGGCGGCAATAATGCCTGTGTGTATTTAACCAAATCCTGA
- a CDS encoding NADH:flavin oxidoreductase yields the protein MNTDKLFEPFRSGGLSLQNRIVMAPMTRAFSPGGVAGDDVAAYYRKRAEGGVGLIVTEGTAVNHPAAVSHPNIPNIYGEAALAGWAKVVEEVHAAGGKIVPQLWHVGMDRSIGDLPNAEALPVGPSGLDLSGREVTEPMTREEIQGIVSAFARAAADAKIIGFDGIELHGAHGYLIDQFFWEKTNKRTDEYGGDLEARTTFAVEIIDACRRAVGPDFPIILRFSQWKSGDYAAKLAGTPDELARFLTPLSNAGVDIFHCSTRRFWLPEFEGSELNLAGWTKKITGKPTITVGSVGLNSEFVNAVTEKNEEDNLERLLEKLENGEFDLVAVGRALISDPAWPAKVQSGRRDEIIPFTSEATKTLL from the coding sequence ATGAACACCGACAAGTTGTTTGAACCTTTTCGTTCCGGAGGGCTTTCGCTTCAGAACCGGATCGTCATGGCGCCCATGACCCGGGCTTTTTCACCGGGTGGTGTAGCCGGAGATGATGTGGCGGCATATTACCGCAAACGCGCCGAAGGCGGCGTAGGACTGATAGTTACTGAAGGCACGGCGGTAAATCATCCGGCTGCCGTCAGTCACCCGAATATTCCGAATATTTACGGCGAAGCCGCGCTGGCGGGATGGGCCAAGGTCGTAGAAGAAGTTCATGCAGCAGGCGGCAAAATCGTTCCCCAGCTCTGGCATGTCGGCATGGACCGTTCCATTGGCGACTTGCCGAACGCTGAAGCTTTGCCTGTCGGTCCCTCCGGGCTGGACTTGTCTGGCCGGGAGGTAACTGAGCCGATGACGCGGGAGGAGATCCAGGGGATTGTTTCCGCATTTGCCCGGGCAGCAGCGGATGCCAAGATAATCGGTTTTGACGGCATTGAGCTGCACGGTGCGCATGGCTACCTGATCGATCAGTTTTTCTGGGAAAAAACAAATAAGCGTACCGATGAATACGGCGGTGATCTGGAAGCCCGGACAACCTTTGCCGTAGAAATTATCGATGCCTGCCGCCGTGCAGTGGGTCCTGATTTTCCGATCATACTCCGTTTCTCACAGTGGAAGAGCGGAGACTATGCGGCCAAGCTTGCCGGTACACCGGACGAACTGGCGCGTTTTCTGACACCGCTGAGCAACGCCGGAGTTGATATTTTCCACTGCTCAACACGCCGGTTCTGGCTGCCGGAATTCGAAGGCTCAGAGCTGAACCTTGCAGGCTGGACGAAGAAAATCACCGGCAAACCAACCATTACAGTCGGCTCCGTAGGCTTGAACAGTGAATTTGTAAACGCCGTAACCGAAAAGAATGAAGAGGATAATCTGGAGCGTCTGCTGGAGAAGCTGGAGAACGGGGAATTTGATCTGGTAGCCGTGGGCAGGGCGCTGATCAGTGATCCGGCATGGCCTGCAAAGGTGCAAAGCGGCAGAAGGGACGAGATTATTCCGTTTACTTCCGAAGCAACGAAGACGCTGCTGTAA